AATCCAGTGCAAAGCGGTAAAGAATATCGATCTGTTCACAGTTTTTATGGATACGCACTGCCTTATCGAGCATGCCCTGATAAAGATCAATGGAGCAGGAAGCGGTGATGAATTCATCACTTTCATCAATTAACGGAGTTCTCCGGGCCAGATCGGTGTCCTTGGGGATTCCCGGACCTTCCATAATTATATGACCGGAAAAGAAGTCCGCGCCAAGGTCTATTTCTTCAAAATATCCGTGTTCAAGGGTTCCGAATGATGGAATGTTCTCGTGGGAGGGAAAGTGTGCTTTCTGTACGGCTAAACCTTTGGCGGTGTTCAGGGTCACGGATGCGCTTTCCGTCTTCAACTTTAGCATGCGGCCGTGCTTCGATGCCGGGGTGCCGGAGATTTGAAAATACGGTTCTCGGACAGCAGATTTGGTTTCAAAGGCCAGTTGTTCCAGCTTTTCACTTGCTTCAGCGTACCGTTTTCCGGTGATGTGGGTGCGCAGGTCACTGGACCAGCAGAAACATAGTTCGCGCCATTTTTCTTCATTATCTGTGCAGAAAGGGAAGTCTTGTTCAAGTTTATGGCAGACCGCCCGGCAGAGGGAGTTTAGTTGGAAATCGTTGCGTCCGCTGAGTGCCCAGCGGGTAATGTTGTATTTGCTTTGCTTTTTGACCGGGATGGGCTGACTTGCACAGCTCAGGTCCAGTTTATTGCCACCCAACGTATGATTTAGGCCATCCAGTACCGCTGATGGCAGTTGGAATTTATGGCCGCGCTGCTGCAAGGTTTCAAAAACTTGCCGTATCAGCTTCCATTCGCTTTCTGCTTCCTGCACGGCTTCATTCTTGTAGCGGCGGGGACGGAAATCAAAAATCTCAGCATCATTGCCGTAGATGGGCAGCCAGCCTTCGCCTGTTCCCAGACCTTCCACATAATCAAGATATTCGGGTAGTTCCAGCTCTCGGTGGGCGAACCGTTGCAGCTTTTGAAAAACCATGGAGCGGCTCCAGATCACCGGAATAGATTCACCGTTGGTCCCTTTGGCTTGCTGGGGAAAATGTTGGATGTGCTCATCCCACTCAGCGTAGCGGGCCGGATTGTCGTAATCCATGAAAATAGCTTTGTATCCGGCCTTAAGATAGTGCTTAACCATGCCGGCGGACCAAGCCTGTTCATTGACCAGTGCTATTTGCGAAACAGTATCTAAAATTTTCTGCCCGCTCTGCATGCCCAGCGCAAGGTTGGCTAGGTTTACCGAGGACGGTACAAGGGGACCTATTATTTGTCCGTAGCCGCTGCCGATGAATTCGGTCTTACCCTCATGGAGCAGGGTTTTGAAATTTG
This DNA window, taken from Marinifilum sp. JC120, encodes the following:
- a CDS encoding glycoside hydrolase, which codes for MKIFAIFHLNLMFSSIPEESRTEVIKRCYWPLLRLVDKGFPLGIEASGITLEIIRDLDPEWITNFKTLLHEGKTEFIGSGYGQIIGPLVPSSVNLANLALGMQSGQKILDTVSQIALVNEQAWSAGMVKHYLKAGYKAIFMDYDNPARYAEWDEHIQHFPQQAKGTNGESIPVIWSRSMVFQKLQRFAHRELELPEYLDYVEGLGTGEGWLPIYGNDAEIFDFRPRRYKNEAVQEAESEWKLIRQVFETLQQRGHKFQLPSAVLDGLNHTLGGNKLDLSCASQPIPVKKQSKYNITRWALSGRNDFQLNSLCRAVCHKLEQDFPFCTDNEEKWRELCFCWSSDLRTHITGKRYAEASEKLEQLAFETKSAVREPYFQISGTPASKHGRMLKLKTESASVTLNTAKGLAVQKAHFPSHENIPSFGTLEHGYFEEIDLGADFFSGHIIMEGPGIPKDTDLARRTPLIDESDEFITASCSIDLYQGMLDKAVRIHKNCEQIDILYRFALDCRPPGFARIGHVTLLTADMDPTKLFYSTSNGGKEEKFPLNGLTFDHSDNISFAVSASQGLGMTDSKIVLGGAERALEISPLYPEHGFIGMIKCRQAAPSPFVRVFFSMQEMDETSLRGCGPDPKFTFSTGFSIKPRPGE